A region from the Vicia villosa cultivar HV-30 ecotype Madison, WI linkage group LG3, Vvil1.0, whole genome shotgun sequence genome encodes:
- the LOC131659020 gene encoding protein FAR-RED ELONGATED HYPOCOTYL 3-like translates to MDSTYKTNKYRQPLFEIVGMTSTKLTFAVAFAYMECEQTESYCWVLDKRKQLFMKKDVGPQVILTDRDLALMKEIEVMFPTMHNFLCLFHINKNVGMKCKEYVLKDMQETIDTLWKDVVCASSEVEYGVRLKHIEQACFACSDFIDYVKNTWLIPYRQIFVSAWIDRVLHFGNTTTNRVESAHWKLKQMIENSLGDMGKCGCTMRTSYGLLCACEMGKLIVVGIPLPIESVHLHWRILSMEGELPLDEEAGSEVDISNAIDELWKSFKS, encoded by the exons ATGGACTCCACATATAAGACCAACAAATATAGACAACCTCTATTTGAAATTGTTGGCATGACTTCGACCAAGTTGACATTTGCGGTTGCATTTGCTTATATGGAGTGTGAGCAGACAGAGAGTTATTGTTGGGTCTTGGATAAGCGGAAACAATTGTTTATGAAAAAAGATGTGGGTCCACAAGTGATTTTGACGGATAGAGATCTTGCTTTGATGAAAGAAATTGAAGTTATGTTTCCTACGATGCATAACTTTCTATGTCTTTTTCACATTAACAAAAATGTTGGGATGAAATGCAAGGAATATGTGTTGAAAGACATGCAAGAGACGATAGACACATTGTGGAAAGATGTTGTATGTGCTAGTAGTGAGGTTGAGTATGGTGTACGGTTGAAACATATTGAGCAAGCATGCTTTGCTTGTAGTGACTTCATCGATTACGTGAAAAATACTTGGTTGATCCCATATAGGCAAATATTTGTAAGCGCATGGATTGACCGAGTTCTTCATTTTGGTAACACCACGACTAATCG GGTTGAGTCTGCACATTGGAAGCTAAAGCAGATGATAGAGAACAGTCTTGGTGACATG GGAAAATGTGGTTGTACTATGAGAACAAGTTATGGGTTACTTTGTGCTTGTGAGATGGGGAAATTGATTGTTGTTGGAATCCCATTACCAATAGAAAGTGTTCATCTTCATTGGAGGATACTATCTATGGAAGGTGAGTTGCCTTTAGATGAGGAAGCCGGTTCAGAGGTGGATATAAGtaatgcaattgatgaattgtggaAAAGTTTTAAATCATAA
- the LOC131659021 gene encoding protein MAIN-LIKE 2-like has translation MDILKDGVIQKIRNLSKKVRDILVKEAEERFRDAEAQNTTEREAAQKAAEEEVAQKVAAETTVEDAAKALAKKNIKVVASPPQPQEPAGYPGGPSDLSLFVRYEHHGARHLWFGEERGPKKELKVAGHGSKLKERIPHMLPPEIEAVVSSSSLSCLQFTSLTKIDVNLVLAFVERWNIETSSFQMPFGEMTITLDDVAALLHLPIGGLFWHPEEHVTEDMAVELGIQYLGVERGHMARHVRQCRGAYYSLQWLYDTFVEHRAASRDLERLSAYSWASAALVTLYRHLGDASMFSCKQLGGYPTLLQCWIHEYFPTLGRKGENWHPADNQGLPRAMRWSYRQGAMKVDELRPVLDQLTPTDVVWRPFEDHKRHRAFDELSMYRDFLVWGDLHVPYLPNRCLRQFGYRQYIPPSPPADTPSSDDIAVEWIGYDQSVANVIRDTATVRFPFDTATYL, from the exons ATGGATATCTTAAAAGATGGTGTG ATTCAAAAGATCAGAAATCTTTCAAAGAAGGTTAGAGACATCCTGGTTAAGGAAGCTGAAGAACGGTTCAGAGATGCAGAAGCTCAAAATACTACTGAGCGTGAAGCTGCTCAGAAAGCAGCTGAAGAAGAAGTAGCTCAGAAAGTTGCAGCTGAGACAACAGTAGAGGATGCTGCTAAGGCTCTAGCTAAAAAGAACATTAAAGTTGTAGCTTCT CCACCACAGCCACAGGAGCCAGCTGGGTATCCTGGAGGACCTTCCGATTTATCATTGTTTGTTCGATATGAGCACCACGGTGCTCGACATCTATGGTTTGGGGAG gaaagagGTCCCAAAAAGGAACTAAAAGTTGCAGGTCACGGGTCGAAGCTGAAGGAGAGGATTCCTCATATGCTCCCACCTGAGATAGAGGCAGTGGTGTCTAGTTCAAGTCTCAGTTGTCTCCAGTTTACTAGCCTGACCAAGATAGACGTAAATCTTGTGTTAGCATTTGTGGAGCGGTGGAATATAGAGACATCGTCATTTCAAATGCCATTTGGTGAGATGACGATTACACTTGATGATGTTGCCGCTCTACTTCACTTGCCTATTGGAGGTTTGTTTTGGCATCCGGAGGAGCATGTCACTGAGGACATGGCGGTTGAGCTTGGCATCCAGTACTTGGGTGTGGAGAGAGGTCATATGGCTCGACATGTGCGTCAGTGCAGGGGAGCTTACTATTCATTACAGTGGTTATATGATACATTTGTTGAGCATCGAGCTGCTAGTAG AGACTTAGAGAGACTTAGTGCTTATAGCTGGGCCTCTGCTGCATTAGTCACTCTCTATCGTCATCTTGGAGATGCATCTATGTTTAGTTGCAAGCAGTTAGGTGGTTATCCTACTCTTCTACAG TGTTGGATTCATGAGTACTTTCCCACACTTGGAAGGAAAGGAGAGAACTGGCACCCAGCTGATAATCAAGGGCTTCCTCGGGCGATGAGATGGTCGTACAGGCAAGGGGCCATGAAGGTGGATGAGCTTAGACCAGTTCTGGACCAATTGACACCTACTGACGTCGTATGGAGACCATTCGAGGATCACAAACGTCATCGTGCTTTTGACGAGCTATCTATGTACAGAGATTTTCTTGTTTGGGGTGACTTACATGTACCATACTTGCCTAACAGGTGTTTACGTCAGTTTGGTTATCGTCAGTATATTCCGCCTTCACCTCCTGCTGATACACCGAGCTCTGATGACATTGCTGTTGAGTGGATTGGATATGACCAGAGCGTGGCGAATGTGATTAGAGACACCGCAACAGTCAGATTTCCCTTTGACACCGCAACATACTTATAA
- the LOC131659022 gene encoding AT-hook motif nuclear-localized protein 23-like, whose amino-acid sequence MDKPQGSMNKPKPPIKIEEDTNTTMKQILIKIPAGNDVVESIVNVALHHQANITVLKGSGLISDITFHNPVSHAYVFTLHGPFQMTSISGEYVNTNYGCVPSGLTDEPTYSSFSIFLTRGDGKVFGGVVQGKVKAAGDILIAATLSKKSKSFRGGHNHLKYSRI is encoded by the coding sequence ATGGATAAACCTCAAGGCTCTATGAACAAGCCTAAACCCCCTATTAAGATTGAGGAAGACACTAATACCACTATGAAGCAAATTCTTATCAAAATCCCTGCTGGAAACGATGTAGTGGAGTCCATCGTCAATGTTGCTTTACATCATCAAGCTAATATCACAGTACTAAAGGGTAGTGGTCTTATCTCTGATATTACTTTTCATAACCCAGTGTCCCATGCCTATGTATTCACATTACATGGACCCTTTCAAATGACATCTATATCAGGAGAATATGTTAATACCAACTATGGTTGTGTTCCTTCCGGGCTCACTGATGAACCTACTTATTCCTCCTTTTCCATTTTCCTAACCCGTGGTGATGGAAAAGTGTTTGGTGGGGTTGTTCAAGGAAAGGTTAAGGCTGCAGGTGATATTCTAATCGCCGCCACTCTTTCAAAGAAGTCCAAGTCTTTTAGGGGAGGCCACAATCATTTGAAGTATTCAAGAATTTAa